A single Tuberibacillus sp. Marseille-P3662 DNA region contains:
- a CDS encoding cytochrome c oxidase assembly protein, with protein MNGTDLHQGAGMIPQLVLALPFVLALIMYIFAAIHSSRRYKSWPLYRTVCWTLGVLSALVSVAGPLANRAHMDFPVHMIGHLLLGMLAPLLMALAAPMTLVLRTLSTPRARRLSRILRSWPSRLYTHPIVATILNIGGLWLLYTTELYSLMHEHPLIHIMVHVHVFVAGYLFTVSMVYIDPMPHRYSFFYRSIVLILALAGHGILSKVIYSHPPAGILSDQAELGGKIMYYGGDVIDMGIIFILCLQWFRSTRPRIRPSHGPVKVQSKMNRYQ; from the coding sequence ATCAATGGGACTGACTTACATCAGGGAGCTGGGATGATACCTCAGTTAGTCTTAGCATTACCGTTTGTATTGGCATTAATCATGTATATCTTTGCTGCGATCCATTCCAGCCGGCGTTATAAGTCTTGGCCGCTCTATCGTACTGTCTGCTGGACCTTGGGCGTCCTCTCCGCGCTTGTGTCAGTTGCTGGTCCTTTAGCCAATCGCGCCCACATGGATTTCCCTGTGCACATGATTGGTCACTTGCTATTGGGGATGCTGGCGCCGCTGCTTATGGCATTGGCAGCACCGATGACGCTTGTCCTACGGACGCTAAGCACTCCTCGAGCACGGCGTCTTTCACGTATTCTAAGGAGTTGGCCGTCGCGCTTGTATACCCATCCCATTGTTGCCACCATTCTTAATATTGGAGGGCTTTGGTTACTGTATACCACCGAGCTGTACTCGCTGATGCACGAGCATCCTCTTATCCATATCATGGTTCATGTCCATGTATTTGTTGCCGGGTATCTATTCACAGTATCAATGGTTTATATTGATCCAATGCCCCACCGATATTCTTTTTTCTATCGCTCCATCGTATTGATCCTTGCCTTAGCCGGGCACGGCATTCTATCAAAAGTCATCTACAGTCACCCGCCAGCCGGCATACTCTCGGACCAGGCAGAACTTGGAGGGAAAATCATGTACTATGGTGGAGATGTCATTGACATGGGTATTATTTTCATTCTTTGCTTGCAATGGTTCAGATCGACCCGGCCGCGAATTAGGCCTAGCCATGGACCGGTTAAGGTACAATCAAAAATGAA